One genomic region from Alosa alosa isolate M-15738 ecotype Scorff River chromosome 12, AALO_Geno_1.1, whole genome shotgun sequence encodes:
- the npm2b gene encoding nucleoplasmin-2b translates to MNKSDKPLSTLWGCELTEANKEKTFSTEETNLQHQLAVRSMCLGHTAKEEFNIIELVTGSGKDATEGIPIATLHAKSMPTVILSGVDLHPPVTFRLKFGSGPVHICAEHVAFEEDLSDEEMAEEEEEEDEVEDEEDIEESPEKPVKKQAAKNGGPVKRKKPEKALDSTLSDDENNPPKKGKGRGRKPAQKV, encoded by the exons ATGAACAAATCAGACAAGCCTCTGTCGACTCTATGGG GTTGTGAGTTGACTGAGGCTAACAAAGAGAAGACCTTCAGTACGGAGGAGACGAATCTGCAACACCAATTAGCCGTCAGATct ATGTGTCTCGGCCACACCGCGAAAGAGGAGTTCAATATCATCGAGTTGGTGACCGGATCAGGAAAAGACGCCACAGAAGGAATCCCCATAGCGACGCTTCATGCCAAATCAATGCCTACT GTTATTTTATCCGGGGTGGACTTACATCCACCGGTTACATTTCGGCTTAAGTTCGGCTCGGGGCCTGTCCATATTTGCGCGGAGCACGTTGCCT TTGAGGAGGATTTATCCGATGAGGAGATggcggaagaggaggaggaggaggatgaggtggAAGATGAGGAAGACATTGAAGAGTCCCCAGAGAAACCAGTCAAAAAACAGGCGGCCAAAAACGGAGGCCCAGTTAAA AGAAAGAAGCCAGAGAAGGCGTTGGATAG CACTCTCTCAGATGATGAGAACAATCCACCAAAGAAG gGTAAGGGAAGGGGTAGGAAGCCTGCACAGAAGGTGTAA